From Acropora muricata isolate sample 2 chromosome 14, ASM3666990v1, whole genome shotgun sequence, one genomic window encodes:
- the LOC136897589 gene encoding uncharacterized protein — MFLQRLRRMSFRRSNCIVLGVLCSAVVFTSLLHFGSEKFSSKFRTLNEMFSKEPSKDRQPLKFPHLQPLRDMFANLTIMKPSKRDCMVASAEFSDLTELEKKIPVFLLIVVSTAPSRQDRREAIRQTWGTKCGGEVVCKFFTDGIQISKEDQQKLLEEKQIYKDLEFQPVNGGRTFGLRYLYQMMWAAAKYDFKYFLRLDDDYFVCLERLQHELRHRPTKMLSWGSYHCHNMLVYVDEAWTLFTHDVIVRILSQDPQRMLCHPHADQELPIWMESVFNKTADVTHFDDKRLYHYPPARTVDRFKNLANACDSHMGIHGSSPELMRIFWNSNNDTAKEVTAITEISATCKRPFVFDITFMARPYKFDLRPCIQNPQWTPGETMWAGVLSGGKKGTVPCS; from the exons atgtttctacaaagACTGAGGAGAATGAGTTTCCGGCGATCAAATTGTATTGTTTTAGGAGTCCTTTGCTCAGCTGTCGTGTTTACTTCTCTGTTGCATTTTGGCAGCGAGAAGTTTTCATCGAAATTTAGAACACTCAATGAGATGTTTTCCAAAGAACCCAGTAAAGATAGACAACCGCTTAAATTCCCTCATCTTCAGCCACTACGAGACATGTTCGCAAACTTGACGATAATGAAACCAAGCAAAAGGGACTGCATGGTCGCATCGGCTGAATTCAGTGATTTGACAGAGCTGGAAAAGAAAATTCCTGTATTTCTTCTTATCGTTGTGTCAACGGCACCTTCTCGGCAAGACAGAAGAGAAGCTATAAGGCAGACCTGGGGAACAAAATGCGGCGGAGAG GTGGTGTGCAAGTTTTTCACGGATGGTATTCAAATTTCGAAAGAAGATCAACAGAAACTCTTAGAAGAAAAACAGATTTACAAAGACCTTGAATTTCAACCGGTTAATGGGGGTAGAACGTTTGGTCTTCGATATCTTTATCAGATGATGTGGGCTGCAGCCAAATACGATTTCAAGTATTTTCTAAGGCTAGATGACGATTATTTCGTATGCCTTGAAAGACTCCAACACGAGTTACGCCACAGGCCAACCAAAATGTTAAGTTGGGGCTCCTATCACTGCCACAATATGCTGGTTTACGTAGATGAGGCCTGGACGCTATTTACTCATGACGTCATTGTGCGCATTCTATCCCAGGATCCTCAGCGAATGCTTTGCCATCCTCACGCTGATCAAGAACTTCCAATTTGGATGGAAAGCGTGTTCAATAAAACCGCGGATGTAACCCATTTTGATGATAAAAGGCTTTATCATTACCCTCCAGCGAGGACAGTAGATAGGTTTAAGAACCTGGCCAATGCTTGTGATTCCCACATGGGTATTCACGGAAGCTCGCCTGAATTAATGCGCATATTCTGGAACTCAAATAATGACACTGCCAAGGAAGTGACAGCTATAACTGAAATTTCAGCAACGTGCAAAAGACCTTTTGTATTTGATATAACCTTCATGGCTCGCCCTTATAAATTTGACCTAAGACCGTGCATACAAAATCCTCAATGGACCCCTGGGGAAACGATGTGGGCTGGGGTCCTGTCTGGGGGCAAGAAAGGGACGGTACCCTGTTCATAA
- the LOC136898542 gene encoding uncharacterized protein produces MIQDFQHRGKKIYLLRWSCILFCLTFVFTSLLYFGSEKFSTKFKIFNEMYFKESSKDGQLLKFPHLQPLRDMFANLTIMKPSKSDCMVASAEFSNLTELENKIPVFLLIVVSTAPSRQDRREAIRKTWGTKCGGEVVCKFFTDGIQISKEDQHKLLEEKQIYKDLEFQPVNGGRTFGLRYLYQMMWAAAKYDFKYYLRLDDDYFVCLERLRHELRHRPTKMLIWGSYHCQDKLVYVDEAWTLFTHDVIVRILSQDPQRMLCHPHADQELPIWMDSVFNKPDDVTRFDDKRLYHYPPARTVERFKNLANACDSYMGIHGSSPELMRIFWNSNGDNAKEVTALTELSATCKKPFIFDVTFMGHPYKFDPRPCIQNPQWTPGETMWAGVLSGGKKGTLPCS; encoded by the exons ATGATTCAAGACTTTCAACACAGAGGCAAGAAAATATATTTACTGCGATGGAGTTGTATTCTTTTTTGCTTAACTTTTGTATTTACCTCGCTGTTATATTTTGGCAGCGAGAAGTTTTCAACGAAATTCAAAATATTCAATGAGATGTATTTCAAGGAATCCAGTAAAGATGGACAACTGCTTAAATTCCCTCACCTTCAGCCGCTACGAGACATGTTTGCAAACTTGACGATAATGAAACCAAGCAAAAGCGACTGCATGGTCGCATCGGCTGAATTCAGTAATTTGACAGAGCTGGAAAACAAAATTCCTGTATTTCTTCTTATCGTTGTGTCAACGGCGCCTTCTCGGCAAGACAGAAGAGAAGCTATAAGGAAAACCTGGGGAACAAAATGCGGCGGAGAG gtAGTGTGCAAGTTCTTCACGGATGGTATTCAAATTTCGAAAGAAGATCAACACAAACTCTTAGAAGAAAAGCAGATTTACAAAGACCTCGAATTTCAACCGGTTAATGGCGGTAGAACATTTGGTCTTCGATATCTTTACCAGATGATGTGGGCTGCAGCCAAATACGATTTCAAGTATTATCTAAGGCTAGATGACGATTATTTCGTTTGCCTTGAAAGACTCCGACACGAGTTACGCCACAGGCCAACCAAAATGTTAATTTGGGGCTCCTATCACTGTCAAGATAAGCTGGTTTACGTAGATGAGGCCTGGACACTATTTACTCATGACGTCATTGTGCGCATTCTATCCCAGGATCCTCAGCGAATGCTTTGCCATCCTCACGCTGATCAAGAACTTCCAATCTGGATGGACAGCGTGTTCAATAAACCCGATGATGTAACTCGTTTTGATGATAAAAGGCTTTATCATTACCCTCCAGCGAGGACAGTAGAAAGGTTTAAGAACCTGGCCAATGCTTGTGATTCTTACATGGGTATTCACGGAAGCTCGCCTGAATTAATGCGTATATTCTGGAATTCAAATGGTGACAATGCCAAGGAAGTGACAGCTCTAACTGAACTTTCAGCAACGTGCAAAAAACCTTTTATATTTGATGTAACTTTCATGGGTCATCCTTATAAATTTGACCCAAGACCGTGCATACAAAATCCTCAATGGACCCCTGGGGAAACGATGTGGGCTGGGGTCCTTTCTGGGGGTAAGAAAGGGACTTTACCCTGCTCTTAA